From one Esox lucius isolate fEsoLuc1 chromosome 11, fEsoLuc1.pri, whole genome shotgun sequence genomic stretch:
- the LOC117595291 gene encoding zinc finger protein 658B-like yields the protein FSQLVHLKVHQRMHKGDTPYSCSDCGMCFSQLGHLKVHQRMHKGDTPYSCSDCGKCFSQLGHLKVHQRIHTGDKPYSCSDCGKCFSRLGNLKVHQRIHTGDKPYSCSDCGKCFSQLVHLKVHQRMHKGDTPYSCSDCGKCFSQLGDLKVHQRIHTGDKPYSCSDCGKCFSRLGQLKVHQHILTGDKPYSCSDCGKGFSRLVDLKVHQRIHTGDKPYSCSDCGKCFSQLGPLKVHQRIHTGDKPYSCSDCGKCFSQLGNLKVHQRIHTGDKPYSCSDCGKGFSQLGPLKVHQRIHTGDKPYSCSDCGKCFSVLGNLKVHQRMHKGDKPYSCSDCGKCFSQLGNLKVHQRMHKGEKPYSCSDCGKCFSRLGPLKVHQRIHTGEKPYSCSDCGKCFSRLGPLKLHQRIHTGDKPYSFSDCGKCFSQLGPLKVHQRIHTGDKPYSCSDCGKCFSRLGPLKVHQRIHT from the exons ttctctcaattagttcaccttaaagttcaccagcgcatgcATAAAGGTGATacgccttactcctgttctgactgtgggatgtgtttctctcaattaggtcaccttaaagttcaccagcgcatgcATAAAGGTGATacgccttactcctgttctgactgtgggaagtgtttctctcaattaggtcaccttaaagttcaccagcgcatacatactggtgataagccttactcctgttctgactgtgggaaatgtttctctcgattaggtaaccttaaagttcaccagcgcatacatactggtgataagccttactcctgttctgactgtgggaagtgtttctctcaattagttcaccttaaagttcaccagcgcatgcATAAAGGTGATacgccttactcctgttctgactgtgggaagtgtttctctcaattaggtgaccttaaagttcaccagcgcatacatactggtgataagccttactcctgttctgactgtgggaagtgtttctctcgattaggtcaacttaaagttcaccagcacATACttactggtgataagccttactcctgttctgactgtgggaagggttTCTCTCGATTAGTtgaccttaaagttcaccagcgcatacatactggtgataagccttactcctgttctgactgtgggaagtgtttctctcaattaggtccccttaaagttcaccagcgcatacatactggtgataagccttactcctgttctgactgtgggaagtgtttctctcaattaggtaaccttaaagttcaccagcgcatacatactggtgataagccttactcctgttctgactgtggtaagggtttctctcaattaggtccccttaaagttcaccagcgcatacatactggtgataagccttactcctgttctgactgtgggaagtgtttctctgtattaggtaaccttaaagttcaccagcgcatgcATAaaggtgataagccttactcctgttctgactgtggaaagtgtttctctcaattaggtaaccttaaagttcaccagcgcatgcataaaggtgagaagccttactcctgttctgactgtgggaagtgtttctctcgattaggtccccttaaagttcaccagcgcatacatactg gtgagaagccttactcctgttctgactgtgggaagtgtttctctcgatTAGGTCCCCTTAaacttcaccagcgcatacatactggtgataagccttactccttttctgactgtgggaagtgtttctctcaattaggtccccttaaagttcaccagcgcatacatactggtgataagccttactcctgttctgactgtgggaagtgtttctctcgattaggtccccttaaagttcaccagcgcatacatact